The DNA window GGTGGTCGAGTTTGTTCTGGGAAAGGAACACTATGCCATCGATCTGTTCGATGTGAAAGAGGTGGTCGAGTACACCTCGATCACCAGACTTCCCAATGTTCAGGATTATATCACTGGAATCATCGATCTTCGAGGGGAGATCACAACCATCATCGATCTCAAACACCGGCTCAACATCAGTGAAACCAGTATGGTCACGACTGAATCCTCACGGATCATCGTCCTCGATGATCGGATGACGCGATCAAAGGTTGGAATCCTTGTCGACGATGTCTCCTCGGTCTCGACATTCGAGGGAGACCTGGTCGACTATACCTCGGCATCGGTGAACCGGGAGGATACCACGATCATCGGAATTATTAAGCGTAAGGTGAGGGTCAGAGACAGGGAGACGACAGAACTGATCATCTGGATCGATATCAAGGCGTTGCTGCGGGATATCATGTCCATAACCTGATGGATACCTGCAACCGCCTCGGATGTCTGATCGTTTATAGAATCAATCGGGTGGAACTCTAAACCCTCTCTTTTTTCATCTCCCCAAGTGGAGATCTCCCTATACCTGTTCGTTCTCCGATCCTGGTAATCGCGGTCTCGATATTAAAATTGCATTTGTGTATATATTTATTATATTTGTTTTCTATTGATTTAATTATAATATTATTGGGTTCAACGATATCCAGTGGACTGCATTGTCATCTATGTTCATTGGTGGGGGGAAAAATAGTGAAAGATCTGTCTTTAAAGATGAGGTCCTGACTCAACAAACAACCGTTAATTGAAAATACATTATGTATTGCCGTTTTACAATGATTCAATAGTTTTTGTGGAAAATTACTGAACCAGCATTATTGGAAACTGAACCGATTCCGGATTGAAGAAGATGGACGGGTGTAACAGATGGTAGAATGTACTGATTATCAACAGATATTTGCAAAAAGCCCCATGGCTCATGTCCTTCTCGATAAGGAACAGAGGATTGTCGACGGCAATGAGAGTTATTTCAACCTGGTGGGCTACAGCCGGGAGCGTGTCACAGGCATGCCCTTCTCAGATTACCGGACTAAAGGAATGCTCACCTATACCAACGAGACCGGCGGTTCGCTCAAAGAGTCGATTGAGAAGAAGAAAAAGATCAGCGGACAGACGACGATGGGATCTCCGACCGGGGTGTACCATCTCATACGGACCTATGTTCCAATCCTCGATGAACACGATGAAATAAAATATATTTATATTGCAAATTTTGATATCTCTGAAACCGTCAGACTGGGTGAGGAGGCTGTTGATAAGGCTGTATTCTATGAATCGATTCTGGATACCATCAAAACCCCGATTATAGTCTCTGACCTCGACAGTAAATGGACGTTTGCCAACAAGGCCGTTGAAGATATAATTAAAAAGCCCCGTAAGGATCTGATCGGCAGGCAATGTAGCACCTGGGGTGCGTCCATCTGCAATA is part of the Methanosphaerula palustris E1-9c genome and encodes:
- a CDS encoding chemotaxis protein CheW, encoding MAEPGSRGTVASVGKKRESIQVVEFVLGKEHYAIDLFDVKEVVEYTSITRLPNVQDYITGIIDLRGEITTIIDLKHRLNISETSMVTTESSRIIVLDDRMTRSKVGILVDDVSSVSTFEGDLVDYTSASVNREDTTIIGIIKRKVRVRDRETTELIIWIDIKALLRDIMSIT